In the Ursus arctos isolate Adak ecotype North America unplaced genomic scaffold, UrsArc2.0 scaffold_19, whole genome shotgun sequence genome, one interval contains:
- the TSKS gene encoding testis-specific serine kinase substrate: protein MASVVVKTIWQSKEIHEAGDPPAGVESRSQLVPEAPGGVTTPAKGITKKKKAVSFHGVEPRMSHEPMHWCLNLKRSSACTNVSLLNLAAMEPTDSSGTDSTTEDSGPLALPVPPASPTPPWASDDPDITEILSGVNSGLVRAKDSITSLKEKTTRVNQHVQTLQSECSVLSENLERRRQEAEELEGYCSQLKENCRKVTRSVEDAEIKTNVLKQNSALLEEKLRYLQRQLQDETPRRQEAELQELEQKLDAGLSRHSLGPTTQSPGCCGPPGNPDEPPRPRSMAPGGWGMGPRAGEGPIVSEQEMQKVSAGLEELRREVSSLTARWHQEEGAVQEALRLLGGLGGRLDGFLGQWERAQREQAQAARGLQELRGRADELCTMVERSAVSVASLRSDLEGLGPVKPILEELGRQFQSSRRGSDLSMSLDRPPQGSCGRCASQGPQLSTESLQQLLERALTPLVDEVKQRGLAPACPSCQRLHKKILELERQALAKHVRAEALSSTLRLAQDEALRAKNLLLTDKMKPEEKVATVDYLHLKMCSLHDQLSNLPLEGSTGTMGGGSSGGTPPKRGGPTPEQ, encoded by the exons ATGGCGAGCGTGGTGGTGAAGACAATCTGGCAGTCTAAAGAGATCCATGAGGCCGGGGACCCCCCTGCGGGGGTCGAGAGCCGCTCCCAGCTGGTCCCTGAGGCTCCTGGGGGTGTGACCACCCCAGCCAAGGGGATCACGAAGAAAAAGAAGGCCGTGTCGTTCCACGG gGTGGAACCTAGGATGTCCCACGAGCCGATGCACTGGTGCCTGAACCTCAAACGGTCCTCGGCCTGCACCAATGTGTCACTGCTCAACCTGGCTGCCATGGAGCCCACGGACTCCTCGGGGACAGACTCAACCACGGAAGACAGTGGCCCGCTTGCGCTGCCGgtgccccctgcctcccccaccccaccctgggctTCAGATGACCCAGATATCACGGAAATACTG AGTGGGGTCAACAGCGGATTGGTCCGTGCCAAAGACTCCATCACCAGCTTGAAGGAAAAGACCACTAGGGTTAACCAGCACGTGCAGACGCTGCAG AGTGAGTGTTCTGTGCTGAGTGAGAATCTAGAAAGAAGGCGGCAAGAAGCGGAAGAACTGGAAGGGTACTGTAGTCAACTGAAG GAGAACTGCCGGAAGGTGACCCGGTCGGTGGAAGATGCTGAAATAAAAACCAACGTCCTGAAGCAGAACTCTGCCctgctggag gAGAAGCTGCGCTACCTCCAGCGGCAACTGCAGGATGAGACACCGCGGAGACAAGAGGCTGAGCTGCAAGAGCTGGAGCAGAAGCTGGACGCCGGCCTCTCTCGGCACAGCTTGGGCCCCACCACCCAGTCCCCTGGCTGCTGTGGCCCTCCAGGGAACCCCGACGAACCCCCACGACCGCGCAGCATGGCCCCAGGCGGCTGGGGTatggggcccagggcaggggaaggCCCCATCGTAAGCGAACAGGAGATGCAGAAGGTCTCTGCTGGCCTTGAGGAGCTGAG GAGAGAGGTGTCGTCGTTGACAGCCCGCTGGCAtcaggaggagggggcagtgcaGGAGGCCCTGCGGCTGCTCGGGGGCCTGGGCGGCAGGCTGGATGGCTTCCTGGGCCAGTGGGAGCGGGCGCAGCGTGAGCAGGCGCAGGCGGCGCGGGGCCTGCAGGAGCTGCGGGGCCGGGCGGACGAGCTGTGCACAAT GGTGGAGCGATCAGCGGTGTCTGTGGCTTCACTGAGGAGCGACCTGGAGGGGCTGGGCCCAGTGAAACCTATTCTGGAGGAGCTGGGACGGCAATTTCAGAGCTCTCGAAGAGGGTCTGACCTCTCCATGAGCCTGGATCGGCCGCCCCAAGGCTCTTGTGGCCGCTGTGCCAG CCAGGGGCCACAGCTGTCCACAGAGTCCCTGCAGCAGCTGCTGGAGCGAGCACTGACCCCACTAGTGGACGAGGTGAAGCAGAGGGGCCTGGCTCCCGCCTGCCCCAGCTGCCAGAGGCTACACAAGAAGATTCTG GAGCTGGAGCGCCAGGCCTTGGCCAAACACGTCAGGGCAGAGGCCCTGAGCTCCACCCTTCGGCTGGCCCAAGACGAAGCCTTACGGGCCAAGAACCTGCTGCTGACGGACAAGATGAAGCCGGA ggagaaggtggccactGTGGACTATCTACACTTGAAGATGTGCTCCCTCCACGATCAACTCAGCAACCTGCCACTTGAAGGGTCCACGGGGACAATGGGGGGAGGAAGTAGTGGGGGGACTCCCCCAAAACGTGGGGGCCCAACCCCTGAACAATAA